From a single Microbacterium terrisoli genomic region:
- a CDS encoding NAD(P)-dependent oxidoreductase, with protein sequence MKIAVIGGSQGTGARLAALAAHAGHEVTALSRSGTAPAGVRAIAGDAADPAVVQDAIAGADAVVVTVGGAKGVTRHRAVVTASVIQAMERAGVHRLVVQSSVGAGDSGVLMPVPLRLLMKAALAGPLADHTEQEAAVRRSSLRWTIVRPTGLTDRAGTGSWQALEVGEPGKLGGSIPRDDVAAYLLRVLGDDTLIGAAVGISS encoded by the coding sequence GTGAAGATCGCGGTCATCGGAGGATCCCAGGGCACCGGAGCACGACTGGCAGCGCTGGCGGCCCACGCCGGACACGAAGTGACCGCGCTGTCGCGCAGCGGAACCGCGCCCGCTGGCGTGCGTGCGATCGCCGGCGATGCGGCCGACCCGGCAGTGGTGCAGGATGCCATCGCCGGCGCCGATGCGGTCGTGGTCACCGTCGGCGGGGCCAAGGGCGTCACCCGACACCGTGCGGTGGTGACCGCATCGGTCATCCAGGCCATGGAACGCGCGGGCGTCCACCGCCTTGTCGTGCAGTCCTCGGTCGGCGCCGGAGATTCGGGTGTGCTCATGCCCGTGCCGCTGCGTCTGCTCATGAAGGCCGCACTGGCCGGTCCCCTGGCAGACCACACCGAGCAGGAGGCCGCGGTACGGCGTTCTTCCCTGAGGTGGACGATCGTGCGGCCCACCGGACTCACCGACCGCGCCGGGACCGGCAGTTGGCAGGCGCTCGAGGTCGGCGAGCCGGGCAAACTGGGAGGATCGATTCCACGCGATGACGTCGCAGCGTACCTGCTGCGCGTACTCGGGGACGACACGCTGATCGGCGCAGCCGTCGGCATCAGCAGCTGA
- a CDS encoding MDR family MFS transporter: MAAPASTASVPVVRDDSRVIWLLLAAAFVAILNETTMGVAIPHLIVDLQITAVAAQWLTTAFMLTMAVVIPITGFLLQRFTTRSMFITAMSLFSTGTLLALVSPGFGMLLVARVVQASGTAIMMPLLMTTLMTIVPAASRGRMMGRVSIVIALAPAIGPSLSGYLLDNFTWRWNFAVVLPIALIALAVGAKWIRNVGEQKRAPIDPTSVVLSAFGFGGLVYGLSQIGVAGGADASARWWMIGSLVVGVVALAAFLWRQVRLQRADDALLDLRVFRSTNFTLSIGQMAVLSFAFFGAITALPLYLQDVHHLTAVDSGLILLPGSLAMGLLGPIIGRIYDARGTRVLLIPGSFIAAGVLWVYTTLDATTPVWLIVAAQTLLSVGLALSFTPLFTASLASLTPKYYSYGSAVLGTVQQVAGAAGVAVMIAAMAAVSAGQGAESGHVTAAGTQAAFLIAAIVALPIIIGSFFIRKPADEPESEPAADDVTV; the protein is encoded by the coding sequence ATGGCCGCCCCCGCATCGACTGCTTCCGTGCCGGTCGTGCGCGATGACTCGCGCGTGATCTGGCTGCTGCTGGCCGCCGCGTTCGTCGCGATCCTCAACGAGACCACGATGGGTGTGGCGATCCCCCACCTGATCGTGGATCTGCAGATCACCGCCGTCGCCGCGCAGTGGCTGACCACCGCGTTCATGCTGACGATGGCCGTCGTGATCCCGATCACCGGCTTCCTGCTGCAGCGTTTCACCACGCGGTCCATGTTCATCACCGCGATGTCGCTGTTCTCCACGGGCACGCTGCTGGCGCTGGTCTCGCCGGGGTTCGGGATGCTGCTGGTGGCCCGCGTCGTGCAGGCTTCGGGCACCGCGATCATGATGCCGCTGCTGATGACCACGCTCATGACCATCGTGCCCGCGGCATCCCGCGGACGGATGATGGGCCGCGTCAGCATCGTCATCGCGTTGGCACCGGCGATCGGCCCGTCGCTGTCGGGGTACCTGCTCGACAATTTCACCTGGCGATGGAACTTCGCCGTGGTGCTTCCGATCGCGCTGATCGCCCTGGCCGTCGGCGCGAAGTGGATCCGCAATGTCGGCGAGCAGAAGCGCGCTCCGATCGACCCCACCTCGGTCGTGCTGTCGGCGTTCGGGTTCGGCGGTCTCGTGTACGGTCTCAGCCAGATCGGCGTCGCCGGCGGAGCCGACGCCTCTGCGCGGTGGTGGATGATCGGCTCACTCGTGGTGGGCGTCGTTGCGCTGGCCGCCTTCCTGTGGCGGCAGGTGCGCCTGCAGCGGGCCGATGACGCGCTGCTGGACCTGCGCGTGTTCCGCTCAACGAACTTCACGCTGTCCATCGGCCAGATGGCGGTGCTGTCGTTCGCGTTCTTCGGTGCGATCACGGCCCTGCCCCTGTACCTGCAGGACGTGCACCATCTCACCGCCGTCGACTCGGGCCTGATCCTGCTGCCCGGGTCACTGGCGATGGGTCTGCTGGGCCCGATCATCGGCCGCATCTACGACGCGCGCGGCACGCGCGTGCTGCTGATCCCGGGGTCGTTCATCGCCGCCGGCGTGCTGTGGGTGTATACGACCCTCGATGCGACGACACCGGTGTGGCTGATCGTGGCGGCGCAAACGCTGCTGTCGGTCGGTCTGGCGTTGTCGTTCACGCCGCTGTTCACGGCGTCCCTGGCCTCGCTGACGCCCAAGTACTACTCGTACGGCAGCGCCGTGCTCGGCACCGTGCAGCAGGTGGCAGGCGCCGCGGGCGTCGCCGTCATGATCGCCGCAATGGCGGCGGTGTCAGCAGGCCAGGGCGCAGAATCCGGCCACGTCACGGCGGCAGGCACGCAAGCGGCCTTCCTGATCGCCGCGATCGTCGCGCTGCCCATCATCATCGGCTCGTTCTTCATCCGCAAGCCCGCGGACGAGCCGGAGTCGGAGCCGGCAGCCGACGACGTCACGGTCTGA
- a CDS encoding methyltransferase family protein, whose product MSTKNTPPAPPPIFLAAAAATQVVMTRRCTPTARSRVFASLIAAASAALAGSAVVTLRRHETTIEPVHPDRTRRLVTAGPFARTRNPIYLALAGLLVAHAVYRRSMAALVPAAAFVAVIDRVQVPYEEQALNERFGARYRRYRRAVPRWVGAAEW is encoded by the coding sequence ATGAGCACGAAGAACACCCCGCCCGCACCGCCGCCGATCTTCCTTGCGGCAGCCGCGGCCACGCAGGTGGTGATGACACGCCGTTGCACGCCGACGGCGCGTTCGAGGGTCTTTGCGAGCCTGATCGCTGCCGCAAGCGCGGCACTGGCCGGCAGTGCGGTCGTGACGCTGCGCCGCCATGAGACGACCATCGAACCCGTACATCCCGACCGCACGCGACGGCTCGTGACGGCGGGTCCGTTCGCGCGCACACGCAATCCGATCTACCTGGCGCTGGCAGGACTGCTGGTCGCGCACGCCGTGTACCGCCGGTCGATGGCGGCGCTCGTGCCCGCTGCAGCGTTCGTCGCGGTCATCGACCGTGTGCAGGTCCCCTACGAAGAGCAGGCCCTGAACGAGCGCTTCGGTGCGCGCTACCGCAGGTATCGCCGAGCCGTGCCGCGCTGGGTGGGAGCGGCGGAGTGGTGA
- a CDS encoding dihydrofolate reductase family protein → MARLIFSLNVTLDGCVDHREGIADDETHVYFTHLMDECGAMLWGRTTYEMMESFWPSVARGEVDAPLAMREWALKLEAKPKYVVSARRVDFPWTNSHRVVGDLRTAVQELKAQTPDGVLLGSGMLATELDRLDLIDEYRFLIHPVIAGHGPTLYQDGLPGSRRLDLVSAQPLRNGAVAMRYRRAD, encoded by the coding sequence ATGGCTCGTTTGATATTCAGCCTCAACGTCACTCTGGACGGTTGTGTCGACCACAGAGAAGGCATCGCGGATGACGAGACGCACGTCTATTTCACTCACCTCATGGATGAGTGCGGCGCCATGCTCTGGGGCCGCACGACGTACGAGATGATGGAGAGCTTCTGGCCGTCGGTGGCACGAGGCGAAGTGGATGCGCCGCTGGCGATGCGCGAGTGGGCACTGAAGCTGGAAGCCAAACCCAAATATGTCGTGTCAGCGCGCCGAGTCGACTTCCCGTGGACCAACAGTCATCGCGTTGTCGGAGACCTGCGCACGGCCGTGCAAGAACTGAAGGCGCAGACACCCGACGGGGTGCTCCTGGGCAGTGGCATGCTTGCGACGGAGCTGGACCGGCTGGACCTGATCGATGAGTACCGGTTCCTCATCCACCCCGTGATCGCCGGCCACGGCCCCACGCTGTACCAGGATGGACTGCCCGGCTCCCGCCGCCTTGATCTGGTCTCGGCGCAGCCGCTCAGAAACGGCGCGGTCGCGATGCGCTATCGCCGGGCTGACTGA
- a CDS encoding ABC transporter permease, with protein MIRTEWAQIPADVVPSVVGVAILAAITTIVLAVFRVPHVWAPLRAIARGAVQLAVISVILSGIITSPAWIAAALAVMLCIAASVATGRIGWSRRSALTMFTSIVTGVLVAGVTVFSAGALEFTSRYALAIGAIIIGNAMSIATLTGRMFTSGVVDHWDEVEGWLALGAPPRTSTLHLARRAVREALVPTVDQTRTTGLVVLPGAFVGAIFGGISPIEAGRFQLVVLAAILAAGSITAALVVSWMGPVRVKPAVLK; from the coding sequence GTGATCCGGACCGAATGGGCGCAGATTCCCGCCGACGTTGTGCCGTCGGTCGTCGGCGTCGCGATCCTCGCCGCGATCACGACGATCGTGCTCGCGGTCTTCCGCGTACCGCACGTCTGGGCACCATTGCGTGCGATTGCCCGCGGCGCCGTGCAGCTCGCGGTCATCAGCGTGATCCTGTCGGGGATCATCACGAGCCCCGCCTGGATCGCCGCGGCCCTCGCGGTGATGCTGTGCATCGCCGCGTCGGTTGCCACCGGCCGCATCGGCTGGTCGAGACGGTCCGCCCTCACGATGTTCACATCGATCGTCACCGGCGTCCTCGTGGCAGGGGTCACGGTGTTCTCGGCCGGTGCGCTCGAGTTCACCTCCCGCTACGCCCTGGCGATCGGCGCGATCATCATCGGCAACGCGATGAGCATTGCGACCTTGACCGGGCGCATGTTCACCTCGGGTGTCGTGGACCACTGGGACGAAGTGGAGGGATGGCTCGCCCTGGGTGCCCCGCCTCGTACATCGACCTTGCATCTGGCGCGCCGCGCGGTGCGCGAGGCGCTCGTTCCGACCGTCGATCAGACCCGTACGACCGGACTGGTCGTGCTGCCGGGTGCGTTCGTCGGCGCGATCTTCGGCGGCATCTCGCCGATCGAGGCGGGGCGCTTTCAACTGGTGGTGCTGGCTGCGATCCTCGCAGCGGGCTCGATCACCGCTGCGCTGGTCGTGTCATGGATGGGCCCGGTGCGCGTCAAACCGGCCGTGCTGAAGTGA
- a CDS encoding MmcQ/YjbR family DNA-binding protein — MAVVGDVRRLGAELERSYPVRVRGRLKFRVGQLVYVAFSLDEHVMGFAFPKEERAALIGGDPRKFHMPSESDLRFNWVHADLAALDPTEARELVVDAWRMVVPAKVSRAYDLSHPYGPQ, encoded by the coding sequence ATGGCCGTCGTTGGCGACGTTCGAAGACTCGGCGCCGAGTTGGAGCGCTCGTACCCTGTCCGTGTGCGCGGGCGTCTGAAGTTCCGTGTGGGCCAGCTGGTCTACGTCGCATTCTCACTGGACGAGCACGTGATGGGCTTCGCGTTCCCGAAGGAGGAACGGGCAGCGCTGATCGGCGGCGATCCCCGCAAGTTTCACATGCCCTCGGAGTCAGACCTGCGCTTCAACTGGGTCCACGCAGATCTCGCAGCGCTGGATCCGACGGAGGCACGCGAGCTCGTCGTCGACGCGTGGCGCATGGTCGTACCCGCGAAGGTCTCCCGCGCCTACGACCTGTCGCATCCCTATGGCCCTCAATGA
- a CDS encoding alpha/beta fold hydrolase, producing MSQTRIFEPDGRAIPYVDEGNGPGVVLMPASGLSTAYLSTLASMLVEADHRLVLIGSRRPAAQSPDAADTAVSMHDLAQDVIDVMDEIGLSDAWIGGHAFGGSIARTLALDHTDRVNGVLLLGVETAGAVADAEVLALDGEVAEVLDFARDAQVAPLQRAAREATPEAEWTTPAAHVPVLVIQASDDRITPPVNGERLRDAAPDRVSVVSVDGAGHLFPGTHAGTTAWAIEDYLDWD from the coding sequence ATGAGCCAGACCCGCATCTTCGAGCCCGACGGCCGCGCGATCCCCTACGTGGACGAGGGCAACGGCCCCGGCGTCGTGCTGATGCCGGCCAGTGGGCTGAGCACCGCGTATCTGAGCACGCTGGCGAGCATGCTGGTCGAAGCCGATCACCGCCTCGTGCTGATCGGCTCGCGCCGGCCGGCCGCGCAGTCGCCTGACGCAGCGGATACCGCGGTGTCGATGCACGATCTGGCGCAGGACGTGATCGATGTGATGGATGAGATCGGACTGAGCGACGCCTGGATCGGCGGGCACGCGTTCGGTGGGTCGATCGCACGCACCCTCGCGCTGGACCACACCGATCGGGTCAACGGCGTGCTGCTGCTGGGCGTCGAGACCGCCGGTGCGGTTGCCGACGCCGAAGTGCTCGCGTTGGACGGGGAGGTTGCAGAGGTGCTCGATTTCGCACGGGATGCCCAGGTCGCCCCGCTGCAGCGTGCCGCCCGGGAGGCCACCCCCGAGGCGGAGTGGACGACGCCGGCGGCGCACGTGCCCGTGCTGGTGATCCAAGCGTCCGACGACCGCATCACGCCGCCCGTGAACGGCGAGCGGCTGCGCGATGCGGCACCGGATCGCGTGAGCGTCGTCAGCGTCGACGGTGCCGGCCATCTCTTCCCCGGCACGCACGCCGGCACCACGGCGTGGGCGATCGAGGACTACCTCGACTGGGACTGA
- a CDS encoding YchJ family protein: MSTSASEGAKAFASSEPATAEQLMRSRFEAFRRADAAWLLRTWHPSTRPADLDLADNPRWRGLQIVETVDGAADDDAGVVEFRATYLGEDGGIGILRERSRFVREGGRWFYLDGELRPS, translated from the coding sequence ATGAGCACGTCCGCGTCGGAGGGCGCGAAGGCGTTCGCTTCTTCGGAACCCGCCACCGCCGAACAGCTCATGCGCTCACGGTTCGAAGCCTTCCGCCGCGCGGATGCCGCATGGCTGCTGCGCACATGGCATCCTTCCACGCGTCCGGCCGACCTGGATCTCGCCGACAATCCGCGGTGGCGGGGACTGCAGATCGTCGAGACCGTCGACGGCGCCGCTGACGACGACGCAGGAGTGGTCGAGTTCCGCGCGACCTATCTCGGCGAAGACGGAGGGATCGGCATCCTGCGCGAGCGCTCGCGCTTCGTGCGCGAGGGCGGCCGCTGGTTCTATCTGGACGGTGAGCTCCGGCCGAGCTGA
- a CDS encoding DUF1345 domain-containing protein → MARPPFHAMVALRGVVALLVGIAVAAVLLPVLSVAAALLAGWAVAALTAAVWALLVVWPMDAAATRAHATAEDPGHRASRVIALLGSLASIGAVAVVLTQHRAASGAEAFVLAGIALASVIASWLLIQTVYMLRIADTYYHEPVGGIMFNQTEDPAYTDFAYVSFGVGLAYQIADTNLTRNDMRRVVIAQSLLGYLFGAVILGTVINLLAGL, encoded by the coding sequence ATGGCCCGTCCACCGTTCCACGCCATGGTCGCGCTGCGCGGTGTCGTGGCGCTGCTGGTCGGCATCGCGGTGGCGGCGGTGCTGCTGCCGGTGCTCAGCGTCGCGGCCGCCCTGCTGGCCGGCTGGGCGGTGGCAGCGCTGACGGCGGCTGTCTGGGCGCTCCTGGTCGTGTGGCCGATGGATGCCGCAGCCACCCGTGCGCATGCGACCGCAGAAGATCCCGGCCACCGTGCGAGCCGGGTCATCGCGCTGCTGGGAAGCCTTGCCAGCATCGGGGCGGTGGCGGTGGTGCTCACGCAGCACCGCGCGGCCTCGGGGGCTGAGGCGTTCGTCCTGGCCGGCATCGCGCTGGCGAGTGTGATCGCCTCGTGGCTGCTGATCCAGACCGTGTACATGCTGCGCATCGCCGATACGTATTATCACGAGCCGGTCGGCGGAATCATGTTCAACCAGACCGAAGATCCGGCATACACGGATTTCGCGTACGTCTCGTTCGGTGTCGGGCTCGCCTACCAGATCGCCGACACCAATCTCACCCGCAACGACATGCGGCGCGTGGTGATCGCGCAGTCGCTGCTCGGGTACCTGTTCGGTGCGGTGATCCTGGGCACCGTCATCAATCTGCTCGCAGGACTCTGA
- a CDS encoding DUF2786 domain-containing protein, with product MNDKKAELIAQLLTKAESTTPEEAEALTEHAERLMIKYGIELAQLQSRRSAHGQQAESIVAQRIDLRGAYALDLRDGFAAVARALGLQPAHASISATEQALFVYGFESDARAAHTLLLSLQVQAVVAMRAWWRQHRDEYAWHTAWEREKARGGFLRGFGMGAAERIRRNREQAVAAAGSGTELVLASREQRVADHVNTLGMRRARGRGVSDGAATGYGYREGQRANTGERAVAARGRLTA from the coding sequence ATGAACGACAAGAAGGCCGAACTGATCGCTCAGCTGCTGACCAAGGCCGAGTCCACCACTCCTGAAGAGGCAGAGGCTCTCACTGAGCACGCCGAGCGCCTGATGATCAAGTACGGCATCGAACTGGCGCAGCTGCAGAGCCGTCGCTCCGCACACGGGCAGCAGGCGGAGTCCATCGTCGCCCAGCGCATCGACCTGCGCGGTGCGTATGCGCTCGATCTGCGCGATGGATTCGCCGCGGTGGCCCGGGCGCTCGGGCTGCAGCCCGCGCACGCATCGATCTCGGCCACCGAGCAGGCGCTGTTCGTGTACGGCTTCGAATCCGACGCGCGCGCCGCGCACACTCTGCTGCTGTCGCTGCAGGTGCAGGCTGTCGTTGCGATGCGCGCATGGTGGAGGCAGCATCGCGACGAATATGCCTGGCATACGGCGTGGGAGCGAGAGAAGGCCCGCGGTGGTTTCCTGCGTGGCTTCGGCATGGGCGCGGCGGAGCGCATCCGTCGAAATCGGGAGCAGGCGGTGGCGGCGGCGGGTTCGGGAACGGAACTCGTCCTCGCCTCACGAGAGCAACGGGTCGCCGATCACGTCAACACGCTCGGCATGCGGCGGGCCCGGGGGCGCGGAGTGTCCGACGGCGCAGCCACCGGGTACGGCTATCGCGAAGGGCAGCGCGCGAACACGGGTGAACGTGCGGTGGCCGCACGCGGCAGGCTCACGGCCTGA
- a CDS encoding DUF1206 domain-containing protein, giving the protein MGVEEEAKGAARKAQSSPVLEWLARAGFAAVGTIHVLLGALVIALAFGSRSDSTQSGALKVIAGAPAGFVVLWVLAITLWCLATWQVLDGVLARGTSARGWARRVGEWSRALVYLVLGAVAAAVALGSRPNAKKSAQHVSRGLLDLPGGSLLLGAIGAAVAVAGVVFIVIGARRSFCKRLELRGGAMDRVVVVLGVIGYVAKGAALMVVGVAVVVAAVTVDPAAAGGLDAALTGLLAVPFGPVLVVAVGAGFVVYGAYCFFRVRFAAL; this is encoded by the coding sequence GTGGGCGTCGAGGAAGAAGCCAAGGGAGCCGCGCGCAAGGCGCAGTCCTCACCCGTGCTCGAGTGGCTCGCGCGCGCAGGCTTCGCCGCGGTCGGGACGATCCATGTGCTGCTCGGCGCGCTCGTGATCGCCCTCGCGTTCGGATCGAGGTCCGACAGCACGCAGTCGGGGGCACTGAAGGTCATCGCCGGTGCACCGGCCGGGTTCGTGGTGCTGTGGGTGCTCGCGATCACACTGTGGTGCCTGGCGACCTGGCAGGTGCTCGACGGCGTGCTCGCGCGCGGCACCTCGGCCCGCGGCTGGGCGCGCCGAGTCGGCGAATGGTCACGCGCGCTCGTGTATCTCGTGCTCGGCGCAGTCGCGGCGGCAGTCGCGCTCGGGTCGCGGCCGAACGCGAAGAAGTCAGCGCAGCACGTCAGCCGCGGGCTGCTGGATCTGCCGGGCGGGTCGCTGCTCCTGGGTGCCATCGGTGCGGCGGTCGCCGTCGCCGGCGTCGTGTTCATCGTCATCGGCGCGCGTCGCAGCTTCTGCAAGAGGCTCGAGCTGCGCGGCGGCGCCATGGACCGCGTCGTGGTCGTACTCGGTGTCATCGGGTACGTGGCGAAAGGGGCGGCCCTGATGGTCGTCGGGGTCGCCGTGGTGGTCGCGGCCGTTACGGTCGACCCGGCAGCCGCGGGCGGGCTGGATGCCGCGCTGACGGGTCTGCTGGCCGTGCCGTTCGGGCCGGTGCTCGTGGTCGCCGTCGGTGCCGGCTTCGTGGTGTACGGCGCATACTGCTTCTTCAGGGTGCGCTTCGCCGCGCTGTGA
- a CDS encoding DNA-formamidopyrimidine glycosylase family protein, producing the protein MPESPEVQALVEQLDEQLAGCPVRSVDLVEFRALKTRGRSLSVVEGRTITGAHRFGKFVDLALDGGHLVISLGRHGWVRWIDEADGRVEASEPDAVAPALASLTVDGGTLEFTDAGSWVSLGLWVVDRPSEVPGIAKLGPDPLAPGFSRADVDRSVARRRKQLKAILQDQQSFAGIGNAYSDEILHRARLSPVVHGDTLTDDELERLFFAMRDELSEAVRARRGVPIDALKQAKTAAMTVHGRGGETCPVCGGTIEDFAFGGTVAQYCPTCQSEGASAAASDGGAPGGVA; encoded by the coding sequence ATGCCTGAGTCGCCGGAGGTGCAGGCGCTCGTCGAGCAACTCGACGAGCAGCTGGCGGGATGTCCCGTCCGCAGCGTCGATCTCGTCGAGTTCCGGGCGTTGAAGACACGCGGCCGGTCGCTGTCGGTGGTGGAAGGGCGCACGATCACGGGTGCGCACCGCTTCGGCAAGTTCGTCGACCTCGCTCTGGACGGCGGGCACCTTGTGATATCGCTCGGGCGGCACGGCTGGGTGCGGTGGATCGATGAAGCCGACGGCCGTGTCGAGGCGTCGGAACCGGATGCCGTGGCCCCGGCGCTCGCGTCGCTGACGGTGGATGGCGGAACGCTCGAGTTCACCGACGCCGGGTCATGGGTGTCGCTGGGGCTGTGGGTCGTTGATCGCCCGAGTGAGGTGCCCGGCATCGCGAAACTCGGGCCCGACCCTCTGGCGCCCGGCTTCTCGCGTGCCGACGTGGATCGCTCGGTCGCCCGTCGGCGCAAGCAGCTGAAGGCGATCCTGCAGGATCAGCAGTCTTTCGCCGGCATCGGCAACGCCTACTCCGATGAGATCCTGCACCGCGCTCGGCTGTCGCCGGTCGTGCACGGCGACACGCTGACCGATGATGAGCTCGAGCGACTGTTCTTCGCCATGCGCGATGAGCTCTCTGAGGCTGTGCGCGCTCGCCGCGGTGTTCCGATCGACGCACTCAAGCAGGCCAAGACCGCTGCGATGACGGTGCACGGTCGCGGGGGAGAGACGTGCCCGGTCTGCGGTGGCACGATCGAGGACTTCGCCTTCGGTGGCACCGTGGCTCAGTACTGCCCCACCTGCCAGAGCGAGGGCGCGAGCGCCGCCGCGTCGGATGGTGGCGCGCCCGGTGGTGTCGCTTAG